The Orcinus orca chromosome 4, mOrcOrc1.1, whole genome shotgun sequence genome includes a region encoding these proteins:
- the MAD2L1 gene encoding mitotic spindle assembly checkpoint protein MAD2A, which translates to MALQLSREQGITLRGSAEIVAEFFSFGINSILYQRGIYPSETFTRVQKYGLTLLVTTDPELIKYLNNVVEQLKEWLCKCSVQKLVVVISNIESGEVLERWQFDIECDKTAKDDSAPREKSQKAIQDEIRSVIRQITATVTFLPLLEASCSFDLLIYTDKDLVVPEKWEESGPQFITNSEEVRLRSFTTTIHKVNSMVAYKIPVND; encoded by the exons ATGGCGCTGCAGCTCTCCCGGGAGCAAGGCATCACCCTGCGCGGGAGCGCCGAAATCGTGGCCGAGTTCTTCT CATTTGGCATCAACAGCATTTTATATCAGCGTGGCATATATCCATCCGAAACCTTTACTCGAGTGCAGAAATATGGACTCACCTTGCTTGTAACTACTGATCCTGAACTCATAAAATACCTAAATAATGTGGTGGAACAACTGAAAG AATGGTTATGCAAGTGTTCAGTGCAGAAATTGGTGGTAGTCATCTCAAATATTGAAAGTGGTGAGGTCCTTGAAAGATGGCAGTTTGATATTGAGTGTGACAAGACTGCAAAAGATGACAG TGCACCCAGAGAAAAGTCTCAGAAAGCTATCCAAGATGAAATCCGCTCAGTGATCAGACAGATCACAGCTACAGTGACATTTCTGCCACTGTTGGAAGCTTCCT GTTCATTTGATCTCCTGATTTATACAGACAAAGATTTGGTTGTACCTGAAAAGTGGGAAGAGTCAGGACCACAGTTCATTACCAATTCTGAAGAAGTTCGTCTTCGTTCATTTACTACTACAATTCACAAAGTAAATAGCATGGTAGCCTACAAAATTCCTGTCAATGACTGA